CACATCAGGATAGGAAACCCAGTCACGTTCATCGAGCAGTAACTTGTGAGGCCATGTTTTACCACCATCCTTAGAGATAAAGGCCGTCATATCCAGCCGGTTCCGGTTATCATTCATCACCAGAAGCAGGTTGCCGGAAGCCAGCCTCCTGATATGAAAGCGGCTGCTGGTAGTGGGTCCGGTAAGGCGAAACGGTTCCAACTTTGACCAGCTTGCGCCATAGTCTGTACTTTTACAGTAATAAATCGTCCGCTTGTCTCCTCTAACGAAGCACAGCATAGCACCATTATCGGAGGTCTGTACGACCATGTGCTCGTCATAAGTTCGGGCACTGTCTGCCATCCTTACCGATGAGTAAGGCACTAGTGTAGTAAGTGCTCTTTTCTTTTTTCCATTGTAGTCAAAACGATGGATGAAGGTACCATCCTGCACGTAGCCTGGTTTTTGTAGCGCATCAGGACTTAATTTCCATACAGAAACCGGAAAAAGAGCGAAGTCTTTCTGTGGGACATACAATGGCTTGTTCATCATAATGCCATAAGACAGCAACCTCGACTTACCGTGCACCACTTTTTTACCATTCCAGGTAACAGGTATGGCATGCACACCTCCCTTAAGATCCCAATATTCATTATTGAGTGCCGTAGCATAAAAAAGCCAGACCTGCCCGCTCTTATCGCGCCACAGTGCCGCATCGTACACCCGGGTAGTAGATTCTTTAGGAAATACCACAAGCTGATCATTTTTCCAGCTTTTGCCACCATCCGTACTCACAGCCAGTGTGGCGTAATTACCCGGCCCTTCTTCTTTTCCGCCCGAATACCAGACAACAAAGATGGTCTTCCCATCTGCGGATGTTACCAGGGAAGGTACCCGCTCATGCTGACGGTTTTTAATCCTTGCATCGTCGGCTGGTTGCTCCAGAATAATAGCAGCTGAGGCCCTCTGAGGATCTGTTTTGGTCAGATCTGTTTGGGCTAAGGCGCGTACGCCGAGTATAATAAGTATAAAAGTGATATAGTTAAATTGCATTCCCGACGCACGGTTTATTAAAGATTGTTTATTGAAACCTATCTAATAATACGTTCTGCGGAGGGGTTCGGACTATTTTTTGGGGAATTCAGGTTCCTT
This portion of the Dyadobacter sp. CECT 9275 genome encodes:
- a CDS encoding sialidase family protein — protein: MQFNYITFILIILGVRALAQTDLTKTDPQRASAAIILEQPADDARIKNRQHERVPSLVTSADGKTIFVVWYSGGKEEGPGNYATLAVSTDGGKSWKNDQLVVFPKESTTRVYDAALWRDKSGQVWLFYATALNNEYWDLKGGVHAIPVTWNGKKVVHGKSRLLSYGIMMNKPLYVPQKDFALFPVSVWKLSPDALQKPGYVQDGTFIHRFDYNGKKKRALTTLVPYSSVRMADSARTYDEHMVVQTSDNGAMLCFVRGDKRTIYYCKSTDYGASWSKLEPFRLTGPTTSSRFHIRRLASGNLLLVMNDNRNRLDMTAFISKDGGKTWPHKLLLDERDWVSYPDVDQTADGTIHVTYDRERTGAMDILYCRFKEEDVILGNQKNIFRTRVNP